A window of Lysobacterales bacterium genomic DNA:
TGCACGCCCACAGCAGCCGCTACGATCGTGCTCATGCCGCGTGCTCCGCGCGTGCTGCAAGCCGATGCAGTGCGATGCCCAGCAGCAGCATCCACAGCAGGAGCACCGCGGCCGCGCGCAGCACCTGTGCGTCCAGCGTCGGCGCGGGCGGCACGAACTCGAAGCGCGGCAGTGTCGCCCAGGTGTCATGCGAAAGCTTCTGCGCGCGGTCGTCGACCTGCTTGATCTCTTCCGCATGCAGAGTGTTGAGCGCCTGCACGAAGGCGAAGCGATGCTGCTCCGCCTGCGCGAGAAACGCGCGGTGGGTGCCCGCATCGGTGCCGCTCAGTTGCATCGAGGCGGGGCGCAGGGCCAGCAGCGGCGACAGCCAGCCTAGCGTGGCGAGCGCGTCCGCTTGCGAGGCCTCGATCGTCTGCAGGGCCTGCATCTGCTGCTGGAACAGCTCGCTGGTGAGCCGTTCGCCTTCCAGCATGACCAGACCACCGTAGTTGACCGGCAGGTCTTCGATGCGCTGCACGCCGTAGCGTTCCAGCACCTGCTGGCGGAACGCGCTGAAGTAGGGGTCGTTCGGGTTGTGGCTGTCGCCGATCGCTGCCAGCGCTTTCTGCACGCCGATGTCGGTGGCGACCCGCGTGGGCAGCGGCTGGCTCCGCTGCAGCTGGTCGGCGGCGATGCGCGGCAGGGCCACGCACAGCACCGCCCACAGCGACAGCCCGGCCAGTAGGGCCTCGCGTGGCCGCGGCGCGAGCAGCGAGATCTGCAGGGCCAGCAGCACCCACAGCAGGGCGTGCAGCAGGTACAGCGCGCACAGCAGCACCGCGGGCAGAAGCCGGCCGTGCGCGCTGGCCACCGTGAGCACGGCGATCAGCGCCGGCGCGCTGAGCGTGGCCGCGACGCCGGACTGGGCAAGCAGCTTGCCGGCAACGATCTGCGCCAGCGGCACGCCCTGCACCCGCAGCAGGCGCAGACTGCCGCCGGCGCGCTCGCGGGCGATGGCGGCGTGCGCCAGCAGCACGATCAACAGCGGCAGCAGCAGCTGCAGGACAAAGGCCGGGCTGAGCTGGCCGAAGCGCAGCAGCAGGGAAGACTGCCGCGCATCGCCGAAGTTGGCGCTGTTCTGGCGATGGCCCTCAAGGTAGATCAGATGCCCGGTGTAGGCGTCCACGCCGAAGTCGAAAAACGCCAGCGGGCCCAAGGGGCGCAGCGCGAACTGGCCGTAGTGCACGACCCGGTGCGGGTGCCGATCCGGTTGATCGAGAAAGGCCTGGTCGCTGCTGGCCTGCGCGCGCGCGCGGGCGGAGTCGGCGCGGGCGCGCTGATCCAGTGCCGCCACCGTGGCCGCCAGCATCAGGATCAGCATCAGTACGGCCGCCGCGCGGCTCAGGCCGTGGCGCAGCAGCCAGCGCAGCTCTTCGCGGGCGATCCGCACGACGTGGCCGCGGCGCGGCTTGAGCGTCCAACCGGTGCCTTCGATTGAAACCGTCGCGCTCACGCCGCCGCCTCGGCGAAGCGTCGATGCAGGGCGTTGAGGTCGAAGCGGTCCTCGCCCTGCGCGCGCCATTCCTCGACGATGCGGCCGTCGGCGAGAAAGCCGATGCGGTCCGCGGTGTCGGCGGCCGAAAGCAGGTCGTGGGTGACCATCAGCACGGCCACTCCGTTCGCCTTCAGCGCCTGCAGCAGGGCGTTGAGCTCGGCCGTGGCGCGCGGGTCCAGACCCGAGCCCGGCTCGTCGAGGATCAGCACCGGCGTGCGTCGCGCCAGCGCCAGGGCGATGGCCACCTTCTGGCGCATGCCCTTCGAGTAGCCCGACAGGGGTCGCCGCCAGGCTTCGCGCGGCAGCGCCACCCGCTGCAGGGCGGGTTCGATCACGCCGACGGGATCAGGCTCGATGCCCGCCAGGGCAAGCAGATAGTCCAGGTTCTCGACGGCCGACAGATGCTCGTACAGGGCGATGCTCTCGGCGACGTAGGCGAGCTGCGCGCGCGCATCCTGCACGTGGGTACGCACATTGATGCCGGCGATCCGCAGCTCGCCGGCCTCGGGCTTGATCAGCCCCAGCAGAGCCGCGACCGTGGTCGACTTGCCGGCGCCGTTGCCGCCGAGCAGGGCATAGACCTCGCCTGCGCGCACCTGCAGGTCGAGCCCTCGCAGTACAGGCTGCTCGCCATAGCGGTGATGCAGCCCACGCACTTCGATGCGCAGATCCTCCGGCTGCCAGCCCATGTCAGAACCTCAGCTGCGCGCCGACCGTGATGCGGCGCATCTCGCCCGGCGTGACCCAGGTGCGCAGCACTGAGCTGACGTAGTGCTCGCGATCGAACAGGTTGTCGACATCCAGCGAGAGGCTGAAGCGATCGCTGGGCTGCCAGTAGGCGACCAGCTTGGCGGTGCTGTAGGAGGGCAGGCGGAACAGGGCAAGGCCGCTGGCCGCTTCGGCGCGGGTGCGGGTCTCGCCGGCGCGCTCGCCGACATAGGTCACGCCGCCGCCCAGGCCGATGAGGCCGCGGCCGAGGCTGCGCTCATGCACCGCCAGCAGGCTGCCGTTGCGGCGCGGCACGTTGATCAGGGCGCTGCCCACGTCGAGCACGTTGTCGCGGGTGACCTCGGCATCGAGCTGCACCCAGGCGGCGTTGAGTCGCCAGTGTTCGCCGATGCGGCCCGAAGCATCGAACTCGAGGCCGCGGCTGCGCACTTCGCCGGCGGCGATGGAGAAGCCAGCGTTGGCGGGGTCGCCGGTCAGCACATTGCGCTTGTCGATCTGGAAGGCGGTGAGCGTGGCGCCGAAGCCGCCGTCGCGATGCTCCCACTTGGCGCCGGCCTCCAGCGCGTGGCCTGATTCGGGATCGAAGGCGGCGCCGTTGACGTCGCTGCCGGCATTCGGCCGGAACGACTGGCCGACGTTCGCGAACAGGGTGTAGCCCGCGCCGCCGAGCCAGGACAGGCCCAGGCGCGGCACCCATTCGGTCGGATCCTGTTCGCTGCGGCGGCCGTTGCGGCGGTTCTCGAAGTCCTGCTGGAAGCGCTCGCCGCGCACGGCGGCGACGACGCGCCAGCGCTCGCCGAAACTCATCGAATCCTGCAGGTAAAGCGCCGTGCTGCGCTGGCGTTCGAAGGTGTCGGTGTTCGCCAGCGGTGTTGGCCGCGGCTGACCATAGACCGGGTTGAACAGGTCGATGGCATAGGGCGCGGCTGCGCTCGGGTTGATGCGCAGCATCAGCTGGCTCAGCTCGAACTCGTAGCGCTCGACGCCGATCAGCAGCTCGTGTTCGACGGCGTCGCTCTGGAGGCGGCCAACGGCTTCGAGCTGCAGCGCGGTGTCGTCCGATTCGTAGTCGCGGAAGCGACGCTGGCGGCGCAGCGTGCGGCCATCGGCCTCGACCAGGGAGGGCTCGGTCGAGAAGCCTCGTAGCGTGCCGTCCTTCCGCGACAGCGCGCCGCGCAGGTTCCAGGCCTCGTTCATCGCGTGGTCGATGCTCAGCTGGTGTTGGGCGTTCTGCAGGCGCACGCGGCCGTCAGCGGGTTCGCCGTTGAAGCGCTCCACCGGCACGACGCCGAGCTGTCCATTGATGGCCGGCACGCCGCGATCGAGCACGGCTTCATGGCGCAGCCACTGGCCCACATAGTTCAGTTCGGTATCGAGGCCGAGCTTCCAGGTGAACGCAGGGGCGAGCAGCCGACGCTGCTGGTTGACGACATCGCGGAAGCTGTCGCGGTCTTCCACCGCGGCATTGAGTCGCCAGGCGAAGCTCTCGCCCACGGGTGCCGTGCTGTCGAAAGCGGCCCGTCGGAAAGCGTGGCTGCCGCCATACAGTTCGATGGACGAGGCCGGCTGCCACAGCGGCCGCTTGCTGACCACGTTGACCGTGCCGCCGGGCTCGCTGCTGCCGTACAGCGCCGAGGCTGGCCCCTTCAGAAACTCGAAGCGCTCGACGTCGGCGGTGTCGCGCGGGGCATTGAAGCCGCGGTTGGCCGAAAAGCCGTTCAGCAGCAGGGCGCTGCCGGTGTTCTCGTTGCCTGGCAGGCCGCGCAGCGCAAGGTTGTCCCACAGCCCGCCGAAGTTGTTCTGGCGCGAGACGCCGCCGACGTAGTCGACCGTATCGGAAAGGCGCAACGCACCGAGGTCGTCGATGGCCTGACGGGAGAGCACGCGCACCGACTGCGGCAGCTCGCGCAGCGGCAGGGCCGACTTCGCCCCGGCCGCGTCGTCCGCGTAGTAGGTGCCGGAGACGCTGCGCCCGACCACCTCGATGGCATCCAGCCGCTCGGCATCGCTGTCTTCGGACTGCGCAAAGGCGGGTTTGGGCGCTAGTGCGAGCAGCGCCACGGCGATGGCATGGGTCAGCGCGAGAGTCCGGAGCGTGCAGGGGGCGTGGGTGGGCATGGCAGAAAGCGGCTTGGGCGAAGTGAAACACTATAACGTCCCGTGACGCGCCCGCGAAGTAGGCCGAAGGGCAGGGATGTGCTCCCCGCTTGGCAGCCGTCCAGCGCTTTCGAAGCGCGCTCGCAGGCTGTCTGTTGAAGCGCAGCCTGCGAGCTCGGCCATGGAGGGCCGAGTCGACACGGCAAGCGCGTAGGCGATGAATGTGTTGGCAGAAGGTGCGGGCCCGTGCTGGACCGCGGATTCGAAAAACTTCCGGGAAGGCAGCGTTTCGACAAGCCGCTTGAAGGGCACGTCAGCCCTGCCAGTCCTTCAACACCAGCAGCCGCGTTTCGCTCATGTCTTCGATGGCCCAGCGCACGCCCTCGCGGCCGAGGCCGCTGGCCTTGATGCCGCCGTAGGGCATGTTGTCCATGCGGAAACTCGGCACATCGCCGACGACCACGCCGCCGACTTCGAGCCTCTCCCAAGCGCGCAGGGCGCGCTGGATGTCGCGGGTGAAAACGCCCGCCTGCAGGCCGTAGCGCGAGGTGTTGACGCGGGCGATGGCGGCGTCGAAGTCGCTGAAAGGTTCGAGGTAAGCGACTGGCCCGAAGGCTTCCTCGCGGGCCAGCCGACACTCGGCCGGAACGTTCTGCAGCAGGGTTGCCGCGTGCAGATTGCCGCGGCGCTCGCCGCCGGCCAGAACGCGGGCGCCGCCGTCCTTGGCTTCGCGGATCCACGCTTCAATGCGCTCGGCCGCCGCATGGTCGATCAGCGGGCCAATGAAGGTGTCCTCGTCGCGCGGATTGCCCATCTTCAGCTGCTCGACGCGGGTGATCAGCTTCTCGCGCAGGGTCGCGTACAGGCTGTCGTGCACCAGGATGCGCTGCACGCTGATGCAGCTCTGGCCGCTCTGGTAGTAGGCGCCGAACACCAGCCGATCGACCACGTGCTCCAGCGCCACGCCCGGCTCGGCATCGACGATGCAGGCGGCATCGCCGCCGAGTTCGAGTGTGACCTTCTTGCGGCCGGCGCGCGCCTTGAAGTCCCAGCCGATCGCGCCGCCGGTGAACGACAGCAGCGTGAAGCGTTCATCCTCGATCAGCGGTGCGGCGGCCTCGTTGCTGCAGCAGAGAATCGAGAACGCGCCTACTGGCAGGTCGGTCTCGGCCAGGATCTCGCCGAGAATCAGCGCGCCAATCGGCGTGCGCGGCGCCGGCTTCAGCACGAAGGGGCAGCCCGCGGCAATGGCGGGCGCGATCTTGTGCGCCACCAGGTTGAGCGGAAAGTTGAAGGGCGTGATGAAGCTGCAGGGGCCGATGGGCGCCCGCCGGGTGAAGCCGCGGTAGCCGCTGCCGCGGGCCGAGATCTCGAGGTTCAGGGTCTCGCCGCCGATCCGCACGGACTCTTCGGCGGCGATGCGAAAGGTGTCGATCAAACGGCCCACTTCGCCGCGTGCATCCTTGATCGGCTTGCCGGCTTCGATACACAGGGCCAGCGCCAGCTCATCCGCGCGCTCACGGAAGCGGCGCACGCAGTGCTCGAGCACGGCCTGGCGCTGCCAGGGCTTGAACGCGGCCAGCGCTGGCGCCGCTGCATGGGCCGCCGCAATGGCGCGCTCCACGTCCTGCGATGAGGCCAGCGGTACGCGCGCCGCGACCTCGCCGCTGAACTTGTCGAGCACGTCCAGGCCCGCGTTCGGCATCTCGGCGCGACTGCCGATGTACTGCGGATAGTTCGACGTCAGCATGGACGGTCCTCGCTTCGGTGTGCGGCGAGTGTAAGGCCAGGGCGCGGCCGACGTCGCTCGCAGCGCCCGTGCCTGCGCTATGGTTTGCGCCTGTCGATGCCTATGGCGCTGCCCACTCTGCCGTGCTGATCCTGCCCTTGCACCACCCGCTCGACGTTCGCCACCTGCCCTGGGCGACGTTCGGCCTGCTGCTGCTCAACCTGTTCGTGTTCATCGTGCTGCAGTCCGGCGACCCCGAGCGCGAGGCCTACGCCCGTCAGCGCTATGTCGAATCCGGCCTTGCGGCGCTCGAAGTCGAGGCTTGGCTGGCGTCCTCCAGCCAGAATCTGCCGGCGCGCATGCAGGCCCATGTGGAGATGCTGCGCGCAGCGCCAGAGCCCGTGCGCTCCAGTCAGCTCTCGGAGCTGATCGATCTCGATCCGGCCTTCCTGCGTGCCCTGCCGTCCACCGTGTCGGACCCAAGCGCCTGGCGCGCACTGCGCGACGCGCATGAGGCTGAACTTTCGCGCAGCTTCACCTGGCGCTACCAGATCCAGTCCGAGAGCCTCGATCCCGCGCGGCTGCTGGGCTCCGCTTTTCTCCACGGTGGCGTCGGACATCTCCTCGGCAACATGCTGTTCCTGCTGCTGATCGGCATGCTGGTCGAAGGGGCGATCGGCGCGCGTCTCATGGTGCTGCTGTACGGGCTCGGTGCGATCGGCTCCAGCCTCGCAGCGCTGGCATGGAACTGGGGTGAGCCCCATGCGGGGCTCGGGGCGTCCGGCGCCGTGGCGGCGCTCATGGGCGCGTACTGCTGGATCTGGGGCCTGCGGCCGGTGCGCTTCTTCTATTGGTTCTTCGTGGTGTTCGACTACGTGCGCGCGCCGGCGCTGCTGCTGTTTCCTGTGTGGCTGGGCTGGGAAGTCTGGAATCTGCTGATGCATCCCGACGCCGGCATCGGCTTTGACGCGCACGCCGGCGGGCTGTTGACCGGTGCCGCCTTCGGTCTCGCGGTGAGCCGACTGGGTGGGGTGCGTGAGGACTTCATCGAACTCAGCGACAGCAGCTCGCGCGAGCGCGCGAGTGCGCTGCTGGACGCGGCCGAGCAGCAGATCGGACGGCTCGATCTTGCCCAGGCCGAGGCCAGTCTGGATGCGCTGGCGGAAGAGGATGAAGCGCTTGCCGCTTCGCCGCGCGCGCGCATCGCCCGCTATCGCATTGCGCGCTTCGCAGCCCGACTGCCGCAGGCGGGTGCGATCCTGTCCGAGCTGCTGGTGCAGCCCGGGCTGGATCTCGGCAGCCATCTCGGCCTGTTGAAGGAGGCCGCCAGCGGCAGCCCACGGGTGGCTGCGGAGGCGTTCGCCGCAGGCTTCGAGCGCCAGCTGCAGGCCGGTCGCTTCGAGGCCCTGCATGCGCTGCTGCGCGATCTGCCGCTTGACCTGCACAGCGCGCTGCAGCCGCGCCTGTGGTTCAAGCTGGCCTTGGCCGAGCGCCAGGGCGGTGCCAGCGGCGATCCGGGCGGCACCTTGCGCGAGCTGATGAAGCGATTTCCACAGTCGCCCGAGGCCGCCAAGGCCCGTGTGTTGCTGGGCTAGCGCGGGCCGCGTCCAAGGTGTGCGAGTCAGCGCGGACCGGGCCTTGGCGTGACCAGACATCGAGTTCCGCTAACCTCAGCGCATGAGCCGATTCTCCCTGTGCACCGCCGTAAATCCGCCACCGCCGCCGTACAGTACGGGCTCGCGAGACGCATGACGCCCGGTATGCAGGGACGACTGCTGCGCTGGCTGGCTCGCTGGGTCGCGCGCCGGACGCCGTTGCAGCGGCAGTCCCTGGCCCGCCTTCTGGCGCCGCTCGCGGCCAGGCTGGCGGCCAAGCGCGGGCGCATCGCCCGCTCCAACCTCGCCCTGTGTTTCCCCGAGCTGTCGGCCGAGGCGCGCGAGGCCCTGGCCCATCGCGCCCTGGTCACCAATCTCAAGGGCCTGCTGGATGCCTGCGTGGCCTGGTACGCCAACGATCTGCGCCTCGCCGATCTCTATGAGATCGAGGGTCTGGAGCACCTGCAGAGGGCCCTGGCGCAGGGGCGCGGCCTCATTCTGCTGGGGGCGCATTTCCACGGCAGCGAACTGCACATGCGAGCGATCCGCGAGCTCGCGGGCGTGCCGGTACGGCCGATCGTGCGAGCCTTTCGCGATGGCGGCGTGGACGCAGAGATCAACGCGCGTCGCCGCCAGCACCTGGGCGGCGTGCTCGCGCGCAGCGATATGCACGGTTTCTGCGCGGCCGTGCGCCGCGGCGACGCGGTGGTCTACACGCCCGATGTCAACGTGCGGGTTCGCAACACGTTCGCGCCCTTCTTCGGGGTGCAGGCATCGACCCTGGATTCGATGCCCACTCTGCTGCGCCGCGCCGGCGGCGCCATCGTACCGACCTGGGCCCGGCCGCTGCCGGACGGGCGCTATGCGCTGCGCTTCGAAGCCCCGCTGCCGGAGTTTCCCGGGCGCGACGGTGTGGCTGCGGCCGAGCGCTACAACGCCTGGGTCGAGGCGCGGGTGCGTGAGGCGCCGGAGGCTTACGACTGGGGCGTCAAGCGCTTCAAGACGCGGCCACCGGGTGAGCCGGACCTCTACGCCCGGGGGCGCTGAGTGCGGGGCGGACGGGCACAAGATGTCTGCTCGCACCCGCGCGGAGCATGGGCATGCCCCGCGGCCTGCGGTTCTGCCGCTACGCATCGCGCAAGCGTCGCCTGTGGCGCGGCGCTCGCCTGCATCAGCCCAGCGCGGCTGCCAGCTGCGCGCGGCGCTCCTCGTTCTTGGTCTGGCCGTGGACGAACGTCAGCAGCTGCTGCGCCAGGTCGTCGCGGCCATAGCGTTCGCGCAGCGCGCGCGCCGCGCGCAGGGCGGCCTCGGTGCCGACCGCTTCGCGAGCGTGGCTGCGCGCCGTGCCGATCAGGATGTCGGCGGCGAGCTTGTGTTGGCTCAGCTGCTCGGCGCGCTCGGCCAAGCGCAGGCCGTCCGCGCCTTCCATGGGCGCGAAGGCGGAGTCTGCGTCCAGGCACTCGCGGGCCAGCGCCAACGCTTTGCGGTCCTGCTTCTCGACCATCAGCAGATACAGATACTGCCGAGCATGGCGGGCCAGCTCCGCAGCGTCGCCCTCGGCGCGCAGCAGCCGCCGATACAGCTCATGAGCTTCGAGGCTGAGCGCGCGCTCGCGCATCTCCTCGCGCAGCACGGCGAGCGCTCCGGCGCTGTCACCCTCGCGCACGCGGGCGCTGGCCGCGGCGACCAGCTCGGACTCGCGATTGCGCGGCACCTCGGCGGCGTGGACGTGACCGTCGGGCTCGAAACCCAGACGCTCGTGGTACTGGTAGATCAGGTAGCCCATCAGGTGGAAGGTGCCGAACAGGCCCCACAGAAACAGCGCCTGTGCCAGCACCGTGGCGACGATGCCCGGCAGCCAGGCGTCGAGCCAGTCGGCGGCATTCGCCGCGCTGGCCTGGAACACCAGCAGCAGCAGCCAAAGCAGCCCATAGGGCAAGCCGATGCGGCCGATCAAGGCGAACCAGGTGCTGGGATTGAGTGCGTTGGCCAGGCTTTCGTCCATCGCCAGCGCCATCGTGGCCGCGGGCTGGGCGAAGGTGATCACGATCAGTCCGAGCCCGGCGCCGACTGCACCGAAGGCGTAGGCAAGCGGCAGCAGCATGAGCAGCATCAGGATGTTCAGCGCGACAAACTTGAACACCACCGAGTCGGGCGACTCGAGCACGCCGACCTGCGATTCCATGCGGCCGTGGGCGGTGTCGCGCAGCACGCTGAAGGCGTACTTGTAGGCCCACAGCAGCAGGAACAGGTTGATGAAGAAGCCCAGCACCGGCAGCCCGGTCAACAGCTCCGCTGCGCTCAACAGCAGCAGGGTGAATAGCGCATCGCCGCGAAAGGGATAGGTGCTGATCGAGCGCAGGTTCAACCAGAAAGGGGGAATCGAAGACGAACGGGGCGAAGGACGGGACATGCAGGGTTCCGAAGGGTGGCGGAAGTCGAGCGCGCG
This region includes:
- a CDS encoding DUF3526 domain-containing protein, which codes for MARAGRGPLRPQRPASTLRRGGGVSATVSIEGTGWTLKPRRGHVVRIAREELRWLLRHGLSRAAAVLMLILMLAATVAALDQRARADSARARAQASSDQAFLDQPDRHPHRVVHYGQFALRPLGPLAFFDFGVDAYTGHLIYLEGHRQNSANFGDARQSSLLLRFGQLSPAFVLQLLLPLLIVLLAHAAIARERAGGSLRLLRVQGVPLAQIVAGKLLAQSGVAATLSAPALIAVLTVASAHGRLLPAVLLCALYLLHALLWVLLALQISLLAPRPREALLAGLSLWAVLCVALPRIAADQLQRSQPLPTRVATDIGVQKALAAIGDSHNPNDPYFSAFRQQVLERYGVQRIEDLPVNYGGLVMLEGERLTSELFQQQMQALQTIEASQADALATLGWLSPLLALRPASMQLSGTDAGTHRAFLAQAEQHRFAFVQALNTLHAEEIKQVDDRAQKLSHDTWATLPRFEFVPPAPTLDAQVLRAAAVLLLWMLLLGIALHRLAARAEHAA
- a CDS encoding ATP-binding cassette domain-containing protein; translated protein: MGWQPEDLRIEVRGLHHRYGEQPVLRGLDLQVRAGEVYALLGGNGAGKSTTVAALLGLIKPEAGELRIAGINVRTHVQDARAQLAYVAESIALYEHLSAVENLDYLLALAGIEPDPVGVIEPALQRVALPREAWRRPLSGYSKGMRQKVAIALALARRTPVLILDEPGSGLDPRATAELNALLQALKANGVAVLMVTHDLLSAADTADRIGFLADGRIVEEWRAQGEDRFDLNALHRRFAEAAA
- a CDS encoding TonB-dependent receptor encodes the protein MPTHAPCTLRTLALTHAIAVALLALAPKPAFAQSEDSDAERLDAIEVVGRSVSGTYYADDAAGAKSALPLRELPQSVRVLSRQAIDDLGALRLSDTVDYVGGVSRQNNFGGLWDNLALRGLPGNENTGSALLLNGFSANRGFNAPRDTADVERFEFLKGPASALYGSSEPGGTVNVVSKRPLWQPASSIELYGGSHAFRRAAFDSTAPVGESFAWRLNAAVEDRDSFRDVVNQQRRLLAPAFTWKLGLDTELNYVGQWLRHEAVLDRGVPAINGQLGVVPVERFNGEPADGRVRLQNAQHQLSIDHAMNEAWNLRGALSRKDGTLRGFSTEPSLVEADGRTLRRQRRFRDYESDDTALQLEAVGRLQSDAVEHELLIGVERYEFELSQLMLRINPSAAAPYAIDLFNPVYGQPRPTPLANTDTFERQRSTALYLQDSMSFGERWRVVAAVRGERFQQDFENRRNGRRSEQDPTEWVPRLGLSWLGGAGYTLFANVGQSFRPNAGSDVNGAAFDPESGHALEAGAKWEHRDGGFGATLTAFQIDKRNVLTGDPANAGFSIAAGEVRSRGLEFDASGRIGEHWRLNAAWVQLDAEVTRDNVLDVGSALINVPRRNGSLLAVHERSLGRGLIGLGGGVTYVGERAGETRTRAEAASGLALFRLPSYSTAKLVAYWQPSDRFSLSLDVDNLFDREHYVSSVLRTWVTPGEMRRITVGAQLRF
- a CDS encoding aldehyde dehydrogenase family protein, yielding MLTSNYPQYIGSRAEMPNAGLDVLDKFSGEVAARVPLASSQDVERAIAAAHAAAPALAAFKPWQRQAVLEHCVRRFRERADELALALCIEAGKPIKDARGEVGRLIDTFRIAAEESVRIGGETLNLEISARGSGYRGFTRRAPIGPCSFITPFNFPLNLVAHKIAPAIAAGCPFVLKPAPRTPIGALILGEILAETDLPVGAFSILCCSNEAAAPLIEDERFTLLSFTGGAIGWDFKARAGRKKVTLELGGDAACIVDAEPGVALEHVVDRLVFGAYYQSGQSCISVQRILVHDSLYATLREKLITRVEQLKMGNPRDEDTFIGPLIDHAAAERIEAWIREAKDGGARVLAGGERRGNLHAATLLQNVPAECRLAREEAFGPVAYLEPFSDFDAAIARVNTSRYGLQAGVFTRDIQRALRAWERLEVGGVVVGDVPSFRMDNMPYGGIKASGLGREGVRWAIEDMSETRLLVLKDWQG
- a CDS encoding rhomboid family intramembrane serine protease, translated to MPALWFAPVDAYGAAHSAVLILPLHHPLDVRHLPWATFGLLLLNLFVFIVLQSGDPEREAYARQRYVESGLAALEVEAWLASSSQNLPARMQAHVEMLRAAPEPVRSSQLSELIDLDPAFLRALPSTVSDPSAWRALRDAHEAELSRSFTWRYQIQSESLDPARLLGSAFLHGGVGHLLGNMLFLLLIGMLVEGAIGARLMVLLYGLGAIGSSLAALAWNWGEPHAGLGASGAVAALMGAYCWIWGLRPVRFFYWFFVVFDYVRAPALLLFPVWLGWEVWNLLMHPDAGIGFDAHAGGLLTGAAFGLAVSRLGGVREDFIELSDSSSRERASALLDAAEQQIGRLDLAQAEASLDALAEEDEALAASPRARIARYRIARFAARLPQAGAILSELLVQPGLDLGSHLGLLKEAASGSPRVAAEAFAAGFERQLQAGRFEALHALLRDLPLDLHSALQPRLWFKLALAERQGGASGDPGGTLRELMKRFPQSPEAAKARVLLG
- a CDS encoding lipid A biosynthesis lauroyl acyltransferase (Acylates the intermediate (KDO)2-lipid IVA to form (KDO)2-(lauroyl)-lipid IVA) → MQGRLLRWLARWVARRTPLQRQSLARLLAPLAARLAAKRGRIARSNLALCFPELSAEAREALAHRALVTNLKGLLDACVAWYANDLRLADLYEIEGLEHLQRALAQGRGLILLGAHFHGSELHMRAIRELAGVPVRPIVRAFRDGGVDAEINARRRQHLGGVLARSDMHGFCAAVRRGDAVVYTPDVNVRVRNTFAPFFGVQASTLDSMPTLLRRAGGAIVPTWARPLPDGRYALRFEAPLPEFPGRDGVAAAERYNAWVEARVREAPEAYDWGVKRFKTRPPGEPDLYARGR